A single window of Bordetella genomosp. 11 DNA harbors:
- a CDS encoding chromate resistance protein ChrB domain-containing protein, translating into MKWITREHPKIDRIACPWLIARFIDQQPEFLYVPANEVLRTAKERNAIPYDIPGAELSHVGDQCSFDAFLARYELGQDPALQKLAAIVRGADTSRLDLTLQSGGLYAISLGLSNLYQDDHQMLEHGMVMYDALYAWCRSCQDETHQWPPRMAA; encoded by the coding sequence ATGAAATGGATTACCCGAGAGCACCCCAAGATCGACCGAATCGCTTGCCCATGGTTGATTGCCCGCTTTATCGACCAGCAACCGGAATTCCTATACGTGCCCGCGAACGAAGTGCTGCGCACCGCGAAGGAACGGAACGCGATTCCCTATGACATCCCGGGCGCCGAGCTGTCGCATGTCGGAGACCAGTGCAGCTTCGATGCCTTCCTGGCCAGGTATGAGCTGGGGCAGGACCCCGCCCTGCAAAAACTGGCGGCCATCGTGCGCGGAGCCGATACATCCCGCCTCGACCTGACCTTGCAGTCGGGCGGCTTGTACGCCATCTCGCTGGGCCTGTCGAACCTATACCAGGACGACCACCAGATGCTGGAGCACGGGATGGTGATGTACGACGCTCTCTATGCCTGGTGCCGGTCATGCCAGGATGAAACACACCAATGGCCGCCGCGCATGGCCGCTTGA
- a CDS encoding chromate resistance protein ChrB domain-containing protein yields the protein MATLPTHWLLLIVSLPTAGATARMRIWRAVKMLGAVPLRDGAYLLPADAEQAGQFRALAGEARQDGGQGWVLQVLAQDQDETTALQALFDRSEDYAAWLSGLAEARLSLSKVPAAELARSLRRHERAYEAIRRIDFFPTAASASAQAQWRDFSNAVDAILSPGEPHAAIGSIPRRDPMRHQGRVWATRRHLWVDRVACVWLIQRFIDTGARFLWLDTPADCPADALGFDFDGATFTHVGDRVSFEVLTASFGLDENRGLKRLGAMVHALDVGGATVPEAAGFEALLTGARKRLDDDDALVAEIGVVLDSLYAYFSNSRMA from the coding sequence ATGGCTACCCTACCCACCCACTGGCTGCTCCTTATCGTCAGCCTTCCGACCGCGGGCGCAACGGCGCGCATGCGGATATGGCGCGCGGTCAAGATGCTGGGCGCCGTGCCGTTGCGAGATGGCGCATATCTTCTTCCGGCGGACGCCGAGCAAGCCGGGCAATTCAGGGCACTGGCCGGCGAGGCCAGGCAGGACGGCGGGCAGGGATGGGTGTTGCAGGTGCTCGCGCAAGACCAGGACGAGACGACTGCCTTGCAGGCGCTGTTCGACCGCTCCGAGGACTATGCGGCCTGGCTTTCCGGATTGGCCGAGGCACGCCTATCTCTGTCCAAGGTCCCGGCCGCGGAACTTGCCCGCTCGCTACGCCGCCACGAACGTGCCTACGAGGCAATTCGCAGGATCGACTTCTTTCCGACCGCGGCGTCCGCAAGCGCGCAAGCGCAATGGCGCGACTTTTCCAATGCTGTGGACGCCATTCTGTCGCCCGGAGAGCCGCATGCGGCCATCGGCAGTATTCCAAGGCGCGACCCGATGCGCCATCAGGGCCGGGTTTGGGCGACCCGCCGCCATCTTTGGGTGGATCGCGTCGCCTGCGTGTGGCTGATCCAGCGCTTTATCGATACGGGTGCGCGCTTCCTCTGGCTGGACACCCCCGCCGATTGCCCGGCGGATGCGCTGGGCTTCGACTTCGATGGCGCGACCTTTACCCACGTGGGCGACCGGGTGTCCTTCGAAGTACTGACGGCCAGCTTCGGCCTGGATGAAAACAGGGGCTTGAAACGCCTGGGCGCGATGGTGCATGCGCTGGACGTGGGAGGTGCAACCGTGCCAGAGGCGGCCGGTTTCGAAGCCCTGCTGACGGGGGCCCGCAAGCGCCTGGACGACGACGACGCCCTCGTGGCGGAAATCGGCGTGGTGCTGGATTCGCTTTACGCCTATTTCTCGAATTCGCGGATGGCGTAG
- a CDS encoding metal-sensing transcriptional repressor — protein MDTPNPHLHHETVAKRLKRAEGHLRSVVQMIEAQRPCLDIAQQLHAVEKAITQAKRILIQDHIDHCLEDVVGDVDKARRRTVDEFKEITKYL, from the coding sequence ATGGATACACCCAATCCCCACCTGCACCACGAAACCGTGGCCAAGCGCCTGAAACGGGCTGAAGGACACTTGCGCAGTGTCGTGCAGATGATCGAAGCGCAACGTCCCTGCCTGGATATTGCGCAGCAACTGCATGCCGTCGAGAAGGCCATTACGCAGGCAAAGCGGATACTCATCCAGGACCACATCGACCATTGCCTGGAAGACGTGGTGGGCGACGTGGACAAAGCGCGCCGCCGCACCGTGGACGAGTTCAAGGAAATCACCAAGTACCTGTAG
- a CDS encoding chromate transporter produces MNASPPADPAPSAAAPPRYTLWQLVAYFARLGTLGFGGPVALAGYMHRDLVERREWIAEGDYKEGLALAQLAPGPLAAQLAIYLGYVHFRIVGATLVGIAFVLPSFLMVVALGWAYTRFGGLDWMRSVFYGVGAAVIGIIAISAYKLTVKSVGRDKLLWAVYLVLAAVTVATETEIAWLFLAAGIVVWFRRAPPKWLRQGNLHSVAATALPAVGGTLNTIDASLLWQIGIFFAKAGAFVFGSGLAIVPFLYGSVVTQFHWLSEKQFVDAVAVAMITPGPVVITVGFIGYLVAGLPGAVVAAGATFLPCYLFTILPAPYFKKYGKVPAILAFVDGVTAAAVGAITGAVIVLAQRSIVDLPTLLLAATTAALLLRFKKLPEPAIVAVAAAIGLAIYPLLHST; encoded by the coding sequence ATGAACGCATCCCCACCGGCCGATCCTGCGCCGTCCGCCGCCGCGCCGCCGCGATATACGCTTTGGCAACTGGTCGCCTATTTCGCGCGGCTGGGAACACTGGGTTTTGGCGGCCCCGTGGCGCTGGCCGGCTACATGCACCGCGATCTGGTGGAACGACGCGAGTGGATCGCGGAAGGCGACTACAAGGAAGGCCTGGCGCTGGCGCAACTGGCGCCCGGGCCGCTCGCGGCGCAGTTGGCGATCTATCTGGGATACGTGCATTTCCGCATCGTGGGCGCCACCCTGGTAGGCATCGCCTTCGTGTTGCCTTCCTTCCTTATGGTGGTGGCGCTGGGATGGGCGTACACCCGCTTCGGGGGACTGGATTGGATGCGATCGGTCTTCTATGGAGTCGGCGCCGCGGTGATCGGCATTATCGCCATCAGCGCGTACAAGCTCACCGTCAAAAGCGTAGGCAGGGACAAGCTGCTATGGGCCGTCTACCTGGTGCTTGCGGCGGTGACGGTTGCCACCGAAACGGAAATCGCATGGCTTTTCCTGGCCGCGGGCATCGTCGTGTGGTTCCGGCGGGCGCCGCCCAAATGGCTAAGGCAGGGAAACCTTCATTCCGTCGCGGCCACCGCCCTGCCCGCCGTGGGCGGCACGCTGAACACGATCGACGCATCCTTGTTATGGCAAATCGGCATTTTCTTCGCCAAGGCCGGGGCCTTTGTCTTCGGCTCCGGGTTGGCGATCGTGCCATTTCTTTATGGCAGCGTGGTCACGCAGTTCCACTGGCTGAGTGAAAAGCAATTCGTGGATGCGGTGGCGGTTGCCATGATCACGCCCGGACCGGTGGTCATCACCGTGGGCTTCATCGGATATCTGGTCGCCGGGCTGCCGGGCGCGGTCGTGGCCGCCGGCGCCACGTTTCTACCGTGCTATCTGTTCACCATCCTACCGGCGCCGTACTTCAAAAAATACGGCAAGGTGCCCGCCATCCTGGCCTTTGTCGATGGCGTCACGGCCGCCGCGGTGGGCGCCATCACGGGGGCGGTGATCGTTCTGGCGCAACGTTCGATCGTCGATCTTCCAACACTGCTGCTGGCCGCGACCACGGCGGCGCTGCTGCTGCGGTTCAAGAAATTGCCGGAGCCGGCGATCGTGGCGGTTGCCGCGGCGATCGGGCTGGCGATCTATCCCTTGCTGCATTCCACCTGA